Proteins encoded by one window of Cervus canadensis isolate Bull #8, Minnesota chromosome 18, ASM1932006v1, whole genome shotgun sequence:
- the WDR87 gene encoding WD repeat-containing protein 87 isoform X1, whose translation MTSPRLIPLWKDFKYLLSDMIQKSTQNLDDLKTDVVVLSDRSQILFKESRYPQNMPLICYYFSDAHFFSSLSWVTTSTKEIQAVVWMKSKTEDMVEKRMFSMTDRLPPIQSMVHTGSFHILVVYCGDLLLRLFGDHLRSFKSLGVVPCRFNITCLCYDPEMKMLLSGILGAVVTWTIERSGRGLQIAHMVALPGDELVHDIVLNGPNGSLLAMCENVVRVLERQGHGLLAEVKKFSSTISGSSITCCFTCSEQGFLYAGNKTGEIQVWNLNWGHCLHTFKAHFSSVICIRSQPEAHTLLTAGREGIIKEWNLTSGNLLRRLELGEELYRLQFIDNTTFFCQTTHSFSLRNLPFFYSLFNVCGSTPQQVRRVRCGSNWFRILCTTEDGLLRFVSPITGNLLVITWPFSILDQATDWAYDPNKEELFVATGSPDVLVFDTTRSPCMAKYLLCASPDSQDLVQCLAYGHFHLGRGLEGLMFSGYQSGVIRVLSQHSCARIETYMHFGAVLALSTLPGGLSGSRENSLLCSYGMDDYIHLSEAVLEGVRVKLRTLASIFCSCQLTHLILLPKSVGAITQTNCLRLWKFHDFLSSGSQDGSMFIETLPLHQCTIISFDVCLSLSLFVTGGSDGSVRIWNFHGRLIAMLDSSLHFGPLCFANDRGDLLVTFNQSLYLVSCLKLLPASLLVRLSLMGLTDEVLEVPKPFIPSFFFSFETMFVPKYIYPGHGQQQLVGLESLVNHRAIAFDHNVPHVIEEDEQGSPVLLSSFKHDFGYKEADASQVKKPPYFHYVLPPQLQLTTWDELNPYQILQCYFGHGREWLLAPDCYIPNSVIRARLWPEGSPISLQCSLHSPVRELEWDKSQQFFFWHSRARAISDVGSYIHEREDEDFLLTRASKDITYTVLTDSANRSWLGKKMSEIAINSLIETILNIIIHATPLKYQCCIGALGQIFASYQVSPPLRSETAHRLLDDTTNSNPLIRELAWEGLKRLGMITHLFAVPLAQGLMDKDDRVRNKTLSLMADTGIHSKTSLLNLVQNRETFREMQQEMVGEETLDRLLGLRAPDLQILHTQVVQRLNENLTLYQGDEKPTFTLDVSGASELTALSEETDTVPEEPEAAFKHSKGPRRGRPVVRKHTRKFLRSLKKPKETGTEPGPLEDEGDQSEAAPTEVEETRSSASSILKVAKDDEQQSSEVDASKDHVALTMKMLRKTRDKRGRKSVSQKTMKRRKRKVTDAKVTYEGLPHTGKTDSITKPLQGTGRGASGAPGLRSRDGLMWRDDLCRLMTLRISGSQTKMLEALNNELVTTAQEMLADRRPSWELFQEICPLLKKDSEELLEDLDWDIAWPEEKPVFIHGSAIREDMVIRGMEEETRETQEQKTEKDTQDLWETHVSPKKGKKKKVLFAQPELSKGKRISKKEEKKSSKPSKQRKAVQQEIKVDKKEKLAKEERGMSQEVEEVAKLKEKVVEQERRPLKDEIKLSWQEWKKSWDQWKNAFSETRISWDEWKNTWESQRHQEEEQLPEEEEPLLPDAEEEQVRRDKTKRTWDEWSQIWEKMSARAREKMLVTQEEVTLEEEPPQEWEEEAEATAEEEEEEEEEGEAPMTEEQRQIHQEYKQAQAERKRAKAERRRAQEERKLAQEEEKLAHEERRLAQEERKMAQEYEKLAEKDRKMVQMERKLIQNEEKLAQIEEMLSQDAEKLAQQRKRLAKKLEKLAREEENIAKKGGKLAEVKKIMMQKLDKLAQKELDLAWQEKELAQELEDLTWEEEELAVKEEELNQEEEELINERNRLDQEEMTLPSQEEKLDAEEKKLAQEEELLIQEEKKLAQNMETLTVKEAKLAQKREKLIKNKQKLAQEKTKLVQNMEELPQSKEILAWRLKNLTQEKEKLAQEKVKLAQRRENLIRLQEILIQNRKKSVPEKEEYDMYKNRLVQIEKKLMEEKEKLFQKKEKLATVEEKLTQLEGSLAEKQHKVAHDKMKLAMGKRAMFQELNQLRGDWSTTREEKALDMEMKILTWEKETLAEQKEILFKEETQETSKEKRPTKDELELIKRKLSLEEKILLYEERILATEQTDMAKEKLEFTRGERVYAQEQRKLARLLRKLAKESKGISKEPLKVSSKALKTLQDLIKEERKLTQEEIEMTKLKRLFVLKERELNEVQNELDAKDWDFSKEQPEITIDEKKLAKRQRRLAKEIRRLIKREKNITEQESILARQQRDVIQEIEEEETTEEEEAKSFLKQKSRKREKLKTADTQQEELLSQEDEVKSVKSEESSSEEMERLLDEIEQESLSEEEEEEEEEEEEEEEMEEEEVKEEGMVEEELVKEEEEGKERKKKKRKKKKKVQEKEEKEEGKEEVAEEESTSDEEMEHLSEKEEGEHRILLEKEVDKKKTIFKREKTYKLPEGGKKHLRGREEVLSIEKRIPDIQSSAVKLEVLKSPSKQLISVVLESKEKLSEPVLTKQISWEDKAVAFGKPGVFPGAGFIDKQELLKKYKPIPLQVLDIVLEAQEPDLETPYLSHMLRKTMEAQKLQGKPLGAKWQWILQRHPSLKKQSEVQLPLSKILAEEIYTDISVSDVEWIRHVLEKMEAGEQLSRDSFHRLCQLLKDLTAKENLEWIHLAKLEAIVYHHKQIMESRGTHVSKPSKEPLGPKYLKVIPPIKGKEKESWLKHLAQTSTPKSLLATKGIPDPKAINWHLLGEPYRSARAKQIATALRGMEMRYYDSATRDIFTGALDCVEKQTLALMFQKDFWAFKDKGRFSRLPKLEKKARPVSKVKEEVPLWETFVALYHVLRMLQERYARDSAAWMEQFNRLMDLYQLKSPRIQKLMQDLLLREEPQFQEVTYKEALRAVELAPGERLFYHLLCGGSQAPKEPLAFQEVVPLPGQNNVRTMLPMGIAQYGILELAWKSLPEADLHLTNELPYVAAPTL comes from the exons ATGACTTCTCCCAGACTCATCCCCCTGTGGAAGGACTTTAAATACCTTCTAAGTGACATGATACAGAAAAGCACG CAAAATTTAGATGACCTGAAGACTGATGTAGTTGTGTTGAGTGACCGGTCCCAGATCCTATTCAAAGAGTCTCGCTATCCTCAAAACATGCCGCTTATATGCTACTACTTCAGTGACGCccacttcttttcttccctctcttgggTGACAACAAGCACAAAAGAAATACAG GCTGTAGTATGGATGAAGAGCAAGACTGAAGACATGGTGGAGAAGAGAATGTTTTCCATGACAGATCGACTGCCACCCATCCAGTCCATGGTCCATACAGGTTCCTTTCACATCCTCGTGGTCTACTGTGGTGACCTGCTCCTGCGGCTCTTCGGGGACCACCTTCGGTCATTCAAATCCCTGGGGGTGGTACCCTGTCGCTTTAACATCACCTGCCTCTGCTATGACCCAGAAATGAAGATGCTTCTGTCGGGCATCCTGGGGGCAGTGGTCACCTGGACCATTGAGCGCAGTGGCAGAGGTCTCCAAATAGCCCACATGGTCGCCCTTCCTGGTGACGAGTTGGTCCATGACATCGTGCTGAACGGCCCCAACGGCTCCCTGCTTGCCATGTGCGAGAATGTGGTGAGGGTCCTGGAGCGCCAGGGCCATGGCCTCCTGGCAGAGGTGAAAAAGTTCTCTTCCACCATCAGTGGCTCCTCGATCACCTGCTGCTTCACCTGTTCTGAGCAGGGCTTTCTTTACGCCGGAAACAAGACTGGGGAGATCCAAGTGTGGAACCTCAATTGGGGCCACTGCCTCCACACTTTCAAGGCCCACTTCTCTTCGGTGATCTGTATCCGCAGCCAGCCAGAAGCCCACACCCTGCTCACAGCTGGCCGGGAAGGCATAATCAAGGAGTGGAACCTGACTTCAGGCAATCTACTGCGGCGGCTCGAACTGGGCGAGGAGCTGTATCGGCTCCAGTTTATTGACAACACCACTTTCTTCTGCCAGACTACCCACTCTTTCTCCTTGCGCAACCTGCCCTTCTTCTATAGCCTCTTCAATGTCTGTGGCTCCACTCCCCAGCAGGTGCGCCGGGTCCGCTGTGGCAGTAACTGGTTCCGGATCCTGTGCACCACCGAGGATGGCCTGCTGCGCTTCGTGTCCCCGATAACAGGGAATCTCCTGGTCATCACCTGGCCCTTCTCAATCCTGGACCAGGCCACGGATTGGGCCTACGACCCCAATAAAGAGGAGCTCTTTGTAGCAACAGGTAGCCCAGACGTGCTGGTCTTTGACACCACCCGCTCCCCTTGCATGGCCAAGTATCTCTTATGTGCCTCACCAGATTCTCAGGACCTGGTACAGTGCCTGGCTTATGGGCACTTCCACCTGGGCCGGGGTCTAGAAGGACTCATGTTCTCTGGATACCAGAGTGGTGTGATTAGAGTGCTCTCCCAGCACAGCTGTGCCCGGATTGAGACATACATGCACTTTGGGGCCGTCTTAGCCCTCTCTACACTGCCCGGAGGGCTCTCTGGTAGCCGAGAAAACTCTTTGCTCTGTTCCTATGGAATGGATGACTACATACACCTCTCAGAAGCTGTGCTTGAAGGGGTCAGAGTGAAACTGCGGACCCTTGCCAGCATTTTCTGCAGCTGTCAGCTAACACACTTGATACTCTTGCCCAAGTCAGTGGGTGCCATCACCCAGACTAACTGCCTGCGTCTCTGGAAGTTCCATGACTTTCTGTCTTCTGGCTCACAGGATGGCTCAATGTTCATAGAGACCTTGCCTTTGCACCAATGCACCATCATCTCTTTTGATGTCTGCCTGTCCCTGAGTCTTTTTGTCACGGGTGGCAGTGATGGCTCTGTCCGGATCTGGAATTTCCATGGGAGACTCATAGCCATGCTGGACTCATCACTGCACTTTGGCCCACTCTGCTTTGCAAATGACCGGGGTGACCTGCTTGTAACTTTCAACCAGAGTCTTTATCTGGTGTCCTGTTTAAAGCTGCTTCCCGCATCCCTGCTGGTTCGCCTCTCCCTTATGGGTCTGACAGATGAAGTGCTCGAAGTCCCTAAGCCTTTCATACCAAGCTTCTTCTTCTCCTTCGAGACCATGTTTGTGCCCAAGTATATCTACCCTGGACATGGGCAGCAGCAACTGGTGGGTCTGGAGAGTCTCGTCAATCATCGGGCCATTGCCTTTGATCATAACGTGCCACATGTCATTGAAGAAGACGAGCAAGGGAGCCCTGTGCTACTCTCTTCCTTCAAACATGATTTCGGGTATAAGGAAGCTGATGCGTCACAGGTGAAAAAGCCACCTTATTTCCATTATGTGCTTCCTCCCCAGCTACAGCTGACTACCTGGGATGAACTCAACCCCTATCAGATACTGCAATGCTACTTTGGCCACGGGCGGGAATGGCTCTTGGCTCCAGATTGCTACATCCCTAACTCAGTGATCCGGGCCCGTCTCTGGCCAGAGGGCAGCCCGATATCCCTGCAGTGCAGCCTGCACTCACCTGTGCGGGAGCTGGAATGGGACAAGTCTCAACAATTCTTCTTCTGGCACAGCCGGGCAAGAGCTATAAGCGATGTGGGATCATACATACATGAAAGGGAAGATGAAGACTTCCTCCTCACAAGAGCATCCAAggatatcacttacactgttcttACAGACTCAGCAAACCGCAGTTGGCTGGGAAAAAAGATGAGTGAAATTGCTATCAATAGCCTGATTGAGACAATTCTCAATATTATAATCCATGCCACTCCACTGAAGTACCAGTGCTGTATTGGTGCTCTCGGGCAGATCTTTGCCTCTTACCAGGTTTCTCCACCCCTGCGCTCTGAAACAGCCCACCGTCTGTTGGATGATACAACCAATTCCAACCCACTGATTCGAGAGCTGGCCTGGGAAGGGCTGAAGCGTCTAGGAATGATTACTCATCTCTTTGCCGTGCCTCTGGCCCAGGGACTAATGGACAAAGATGACAGAGTGAGGAATAAGACCCTGAGCCTCATGGCTGATACTGGAATCCATTCTAAGACCTCACTCTTGAACTTGGTCCAGAATCGAGAGACTTTCCGGGAGATGCA GCAGGAAATGGTTGGGGAGGAAACCTTGGACCGTCTGCTGGGACTGCGAGCCCCAGATCTCCAAATCCTTCATACTCAAGTGGTGCAGCGATTGAATGAAAACCTGACCTTATACCAGGGTGATGAAAAGCCTACTTTTACTTTAGATGTCTCAGGGGCTTCTGAACTTACTGCCCTTTCCGAGGAAACTGATACTGTCCCTGAAGAACCTGAAGCTGCCTTCAAGCACAGCAAAGGCCCAAGACGGGGCCGACCAGTAGTCAGAAAGCACA CCCGAAAATTTTTGCGGAGCCTCAAGAAGCCCAAAGAAACTGGCACAGAGCCAGGTCCCTTAGAGGATGAAGGTGATCAGAGTGAAGCTGCACCCACTGAGGTGGAGGAGACTAGGTCTTCAGCCTCCAGTATATTAAAGGTTGCAAAAGATGATGAACAACAATCTTCAGAGGTAGATGCCTCAAAGGATCACGTGGCCTTGACCATGAAGATGTTGAGGAAGACACGTGACAAAAGAGGCCGTAAATCAGTATCTCAGAAAACCATGAAGAGGCGCAAAAGGAAAGTAACAGACGCTAAAGTTACATATGAGGGATTACCACATACTGGAAAGACAGACTCAATTACGAAGCCACTGCAAGGCACAGGGCGGGGTGCCTCTGGAGCTCCTGGCCTCAGGTCTAGAGATGGCTTGATGTGGCGGGACGACCTGTGTCGTCTTATGACCCTGAGGATATCTGGTTCCCAGACAAAAATGTTAGAAGCTCTCAACAATGAGCTAGTGACCACGGCTCAGGAGATGCTGGCTGATCGACGGCCCAGCTGGGAGCTTTTTCAGGAGATCTGCCCCCTGCTGAAGAAAGACAGTGAGGAACTGCTTGAGGACCTTGACTGGGATATAGCCTGGCCAGAGGAGAAACCAGTTTTTATTCACGGATCAGCAATTAGAGAGGACATGGTAATCAGAGGCATGGAAGAGGAGACAAGAGAGACGCAAGagcaaaagacagaaaaggacacGCAGGACCTGTGGGAAACCCATGTAAGTCcaaaaaaaggcaagaagaagAAAGTTCTTTTTGCACAACCAGAACTAAGCAAGGGAAAACGAAtatcaaagaaagaagagaaaaaatccTCTAAACCTTCTAAACAGAGGAAAGCAGTCCAGCAGGAGATAAAAGTGGATAAAAAAGAGAAGCTAGCCAAAGAAGAGAGGGGCATGAGTCAGGAAGTGGAGGAGGTGGCCAAATTAAAGGAGAAAGTGGTTGAGCAAGAAAGAAGGCCACTTAAGGATGAGATAAAACTGTCTTGGCAGGAGTGGAAGAAGTCATGGGATCAATGGAAAAATGCTTTCAGTGAGACAAGGATATCATGGGATGAATGGAAGAACACATGGGAAAGCCAGCGTCATCAGGAAGAGGAGCAACTACCTGAGGAGGAAGAGCCGCTGCTCCCGGATGCAGAAGAGGAACAAGTCAGAAGGGACAAGACGAAGCGGACATGGGATGAATGGTCACAGATCTGGGAAAAGATGTCAGCCAGGGCCAGGGAGAAGATGTTGGTGACTCAGGAGGAAGTGACCCTGGAGGAAGAACCACCTCAGGAGTGGGAAGAAGAAGCAGAAGCAAcagcagaagaagaagaagaagaagaagaagaaggagaagcacCAATGACGGAAGAGCAGAGGCAGATCCACCAAGAATACAAACAGGCCCAGGCTGAGCGAAAACGGGCCAAGGCTGAAAGAAGACGGGCCCAAGAAGAGAGGAAGCTAGCTCAGGAAGAGGAGAAGCTAGCACATGAAGAGAGGAGACTAGctcaggaagagaggaaaatggcCCAAGAGTATGAGAAACTGGCCGAGAAAGACAGGAAAATGGTCCAGATGGAGAGGAAGCTTATCCAGAATGAGGAAAAACTAGCCCAAATAGAGGAGATGCTGAGCcaggatgcagagaaattggCCCAGCAAAGGAAGAGACTAGCCAAGAAATTGGAGAAACTGGCCCGAGAAGAAGAGAACATAGCAAAGAAAGGAGGGAAGCTAGCTGAAGTCAAAAAGATAATGATGCAGAAATTGGATAAACTGGCCCAGAAGGAGCTAGATCTAGCATGGCAAGAAAAGGAACTAGCCCAGGAATTGGAGGATCTGACCTGGGAAGAGGAGGAACTGGCTGTGAAAGAAGAGGAACTGAATCAGGAAGAGGAGGAACTAATCAATGAACGGAACAGGCTGGATCAGGAAGAGATGACACTGCCATCGCAAGAAGAGAAACTGGATGCGGAAGAGAAA aaactgGCCCAAGAGGAAGAGCTACTGATCCAGGAAGAGAAGAAACTGGCCCAGAACATGGAAACACTGACAGTGAAGGAGGCAAAACTTGCCcagaaaagggagaaattgataAAGAATAAGCAGAAACTGGCCCAGGAGAAGACTAAGCTTGTCCAAAACATGGAGGAACTTCCCCAAAGCAAGGAAATACTGGCCTGGAGGCTAAAAAACCTGACCCAGGAGAAGGAGAAACTGGCTCAGGAGAAGGTGAAATTGGCTCAGAGGAGGGAAAACTTAATCCGGCTCCAAGAAATCCTCATCCAGAACAGAAAGAAATCAGTCCCTGAGAAGGAGGAGTATGACATGTATAAGAATAGGCTGGTTCAGATAGAGAAGAAGCTgatggaggaaaaagagaaactctTCCAGAAGAAGGAGAAACTGGCTACCGTTGAGGAGAAACTGACCCAATTAGAGGGAAGCCTGGCTGAGAAACAGCACAAAGTAGCCCATGACAAAATGAAATTAGCCATGGGGAAGAGGGCAATGTTCCAAGAACTGAACCAGCTCAGAGGTGACTGGTCTACTACCAGGGAAGAAAAGGCACTGGACATGGAAATGAAAATACTGACCTGGGAGAAAGAGACACTGGCTGAGCAAAAGGAAATTCTCTTTAAGGAAGAAACTCAAGAAACTTCCAAAGAGAAAAGACCAACTAAGGATGAACTAGAGCTAATCAAGAGGAAATTGTCACTAGAGGAAAAGATATTGCTCTATGAAGAAAGGATCCTGGCCACAGAGCAAACAGACATGGCCAAAGAAAAACTGGAATTTACCAGAGGAGAgagagtatatgcccaggaacAAAGGAAGCTAGCCAGGTTACTAAGAAAATTAGCTAAAGAAAGCAAGGGCATTTCCAAGGAACCATTAAAAGTGAGCAGCAAAGCCTTAAAGACACTTCAAGACCttattaaagaagaaaggaaactaacccaggaagaaatagagatgACAAAGTTAAAGAGGTTATTTGTCCTTAAGGAAAGGGAATTGAACGAGGTACAGAATGAACTTGATGCCAAGGACTGGGATTTTTCCAAGGAACAACCAGAAATTACCATAGATGAGAAGAAACTGGCTAAGAGGCAGAGAAGACTAGCCAAGGAAATTAGAAGATTGataaagagggagaaaaatattACTGAACAAGAAAGCATATTGGCCAGGCAACAGAGAGATGTCATACAGGAAatagaggaagaagaaacaacagaggaagaagaggcaaaGTCATTCCTTAAacaaaagtcaagaaaaagagaaaagctaaaGACAGCTGATACACAACAGGAAGAGTTACTCAGCCAAGAGGACGAggtgaaaagtgtgaaaagtgaGGAGAGCTCTTCTGAAGAAATGGAACGCCTGTTAGATGAAATAGAGCAAGAGAGTTtgtctgaggaggaggaggaagaagaggaagaggaggaggaagaggaggaaatggaagaggaggaggtgaaggaagAGGGAATGGTAGAGGAGGAGTtggtgaaggaggaagaggaagggaaggagaggaagaagaagaaaaggaaaaagaaaaaaaaagtgcaggaaaaggaagagaaggaagaggggaaagaggAAGTAGCTGAGGAGGAAAGCACAAGTGATGAAGAGATGGAACATCTgagtgagaaagaggaaggagagcaCAGAATCTTGTTAGAAAAAGAGGtagacaagaaaaaaacaatttttaaaagagaaaaaacatataagttaccagaaggaggaaaaaagcacttaagaggaagagaagaagtcCTTTCTATTGAAAAAAGAATCCCTGACATCCAAAGCAGTGCTGTAAAACTGGAAGTTCTGAAAAGCCCTTCCAAGCAACTGATCTCAGTCGTTCTGGAGAGCAAAGAGAAGCTATCAGAGCCAGTGCTAACTAAACAAATATCCTGGGAAGATAAGGCCGTAGCATTTGGGAAGCCTGGAGTATTCCCAGGGGCAGGGTTTATAGATAAACAAGAACTGTTGAAGAAATATAAGCCCATACCTCTACAAGTTTTGGATATAGTTTTGGAGGCCCAGGAGCCTGACTTAGAGACCCCATATttatcccacatgctgaggaagACCATGGAAGCTCAGAaactccaaggcaaaccactggGGGCCAAGTGGCAGTGGATCCTGCAGCGTCATCCATCTCTGAAGAAACAGAGTGAGGTACAATTACCTTTGTCCAAAATCCTGGCTGAGGAAATCTACACAGACATCAGTGTCTCGGATGTAGAGTGGATCCGCCACGTCCTAGAAAAGATGGAGGCAGGAGAACAGCTTTCCAGGGATAGTTTCCACCGATTGTGCCAGCTTCTCAAAGACCTCACCGCAAAGGAGAACTTAGAGTGGATACACCTGGCCAAGCTCGAAGCCATCGTGTACCATCACAAGCAGATCATGGAATCCCGAGGCACACATGTCTCCAAGCCCAGTAAGGAGCCCCTGGGTCCAAAGTACCTCAAAGTGATCCCTCCcatcaaaggaaaggaaaaggagagctGGCTCAAACATCTGGCTCAAACATCCACACCAAAGTCTCTGTTAGCTACCAAAGGGATCCCAGACCCGAAGGCTATCAACTGGCATCTTCTGGGAGAGCCTTACCGGAGTGCGCGGGCAAAGCAGATAGCCACTGCTCTCAGGGGGATGGAGATGCGATACTATGATTCTGCCACAAGAGACATTTTCACAGGTGCCCTGGACTGTGTTGAAAAACAAACCCTGGCGCTGATGTTTCAGAAAGACTTCTGGGCTTTTAAGGATAAGGGCAGGTTTTCCAGGTTGCCCAAGTTGGAGAAGAAGGCACGACCCGTCTCTAAAGTAAAGGAGGAGGTGCCTCTGTGGGAGACGTTTGTGGCACTGTACCATGTTCTGCGGATGTTGCAGGAGCGATATGCAAGAGACAGTGCTGCATGGATGGAACAATTCAACCGTCTTATGGACCTATACCAGCTTAAGTCTCCCCGAATTCAGAAGCTGATGCAGGACTTGCTACTGAGAGAAGAGCCCCAATTCCAAGAGGTCACTTACAAAGAGGCCCTAAGGGCCGTGGAGCTAGCCCCTGGGGAGCGGTTGTTCTACCACCTGCTCTGTGGTGGCTCTCAAGCCCCTAAAGAGCCTCTGGCATTCCAGGAGGTGGTTCCCCTCCCTGGGCAGAACAATGTGCGTACCATGCTCCCCATGGGCATTGCCCAGTATGGGATCTTAGAGCTTGCCTGGAAGAGCCTGCCGGAAGCTGATTTACACCTCACCAATGAACTGCCCTATGTAGCTGCTCCTACTCTCTGA